The following are from one region of the Psychrilyobacter piezotolerans genome:
- the pepT gene encoding peptidase T codes for MSKLVERFINYVKFDTQSDENSTTCPSTEKQLKLAVFLKDEMIGMGLEDVTLDENGYLMATLPSNTDRDVPTFGFVAHMDTAPAFSGKDIKPKFVDYKGGDIVLNEEKNIVLSPKDFKELDSYIGETLITTDGTTLLGADDKAGIAEILTAMEYLMDHPEIKHGKIRIGFTPDEEIGAGADLFDVEKFGAEFAYTIDGGRLGEVEYENFNAASAKIKIRGRSVHPGTAKDQLVNALQIGIELHNLLPVNQRPEFTVGYEGFYMLSEMSGDISNAKLDYIIRDHHMEKFIEKKEFIGQAVELLNKKYNNAIELELKDSYYNMKEKIEEKMEVFDIARDSMIELGIEPVIKPVRGGTDGARLSYMGLPCPNIFTGGHNFHGQYEYIPVSSMERAVEVIVKISENIGKR; via the coding sequence ATGTCAAAATTAGTAGAAAGATTTATAAATTATGTGAAGTTTGACACGCAATCAGACGAAAACTCAACTACATGCCCGAGTACAGAAAAACAATTGAAGCTGGCTGTTTTCTTAAAAGATGAGATGATCGGGATGGGATTAGAAGATGTAACACTGGATGAGAATGGATACCTCATGGCAACTCTGCCCAGTAACACAGACAGGGATGTTCCGACTTTTGGATTTGTAGCACATATGGACACTGCACCTGCATTTTCAGGAAAGGACATAAAGCCTAAATTTGTAGATTACAAGGGCGGGGATATAGTATTAAATGAAGAAAAAAACATAGTTCTGTCTCCTAAAGATTTTAAGGAGTTAGATTCATATATAGGGGAAACTCTTATTACAACCGACGGAACTACCCTTTTGGGAGCAGATGACAAGGCTGGTATTGCTGAAATATTAACAGCCATGGAATATTTGATGGATCATCCTGAGATAAAACATGGAAAGATCAGAATAGGATTCACACCTGATGAGGAGATAGGAGCAGGAGCGGATCTCTTTGATGTAGAAAAATTTGGAGCTGAATTTGCCTATACCATTGATGGGGGAAGGTTAGGAGAGGTAGAATATGAAAACTTCAATGCTGCAAGTGCTAAGATAAAGATAAGAGGTAGAAGTGTACATCCGGGGACAGCTAAAGACCAGTTAGTCAATGCCCTTCAAATAGGAATAGAGCTTCATAATTTACTACCGGTAAACCAGCGTCCTGAATTTACTGTGGGGTATGAAGGATTTTATATGCTGTCCGAGATGAGCGGGGATATATCTAATGCAAAGTTAGATTATATTATCAGAGATCACCATATGGAAAAATTCATAGAGAAGAAAGAATTTATAGGGCAGGCAGTAGAACTATTGAATAAAAAATATAATAATGCTATTGAATTAGAGCTTAAGGACAGCTATTACAATATGAAGGAAAAGATCGAGGAAAAGATGGAAGTCTTTGATATAGCTCGTGATTCTATGATCGAACTTGGAATAGAACCTGTTATAAAACCTGTCAGAGGCGGGACAGACGGAGCCAGATTATCTTATATGGGACTGCCATGTCCGAATATATTTACAGGAGGGCATAATTTCCATGGTCAGTATGAATATATACCGGTATCATCTATGGAAAGAGCTGTAGAAGTAATAGTGAAGATAAGTGAAAATATTGGTAAAAGATAG
- a CDS encoding HutD family protein, whose translation MKKKNLGEIIGNRWSGGITKELYRDMEDFNIRISSASIEPGSSKFSDFSRYRRILIILENEVTLTREDELIDLREGDAFSFHGKDEIRSENEKKVLDFNLIWDPLNVDVNLNKIYGESNLLTSQKIFIFSVDKGSNLNFNNKDYTLDKYDFIEIPDSEYKDIKFKGKFILINWK comes from the coding sequence ATGAAAAAAAAGAATTTAGGGGAGATAATAGGTAATAGATGGAGCGGGGGGATAACAAAAGAACTTTATAGAGACATGGAAGATTTTAATATCAGGATATCCAGTGCATCTATAGAACCCGGGTCCAGTAAATTTTCAGATTTTTCAAGGTATAGGAGGATCTTAATAATACTTGAAAACGAAGTGACACTGACCAGGGAGGATGAACTGATAGATCTCCGGGAAGGTGATGCTTTTTCCTTTCATGGTAAGGATGAGATAAGATCTGAAAATGAAAAAAAGGTTCTGGACTTTAATTTGATATGGGATCCCCTCAATGTAGATGTAAATTTAAATAAAATCTATGGAGAAAGTAATCTGCTGACCAGTCAAAAAATCTTCATATTCTCTGTGGATAAGGGATCAAATCTTAATTTCAACAATAAAGATTATACCTTGGATAAATATGATTTTATAGAAATACCGGATAGTGAGTATAAAGATATTAAATTTAAAGGAAAATTCATCCTTATAAACTGGAAATAA
- a CDS encoding DMT family transporter, translating to MERRGCFFALLAGIVWATMGGLGVVLGSLGLTPYEIAFNRLFFGFLLTAVFLCKKGKEKLKIDKKGFIYILVIGVITQACTNIFYYNAVNISGSIVATLLVCTGPLFTMIFSSLVFREKLTKFNLISLGVTLIGCIFVIVNGDIKKINFDAVGIGFGILSGITYGLFPIFSRKLEGKYDSEVITSYAFGIGAMVVFVFCDFGNLISEYSNNHIIAASLLLGLLPTGTAFFLFLKAINYIPVVKASIISLVEIPTTAIIGTLFLNEVITVSGALGMFLVLGGICISKFK from the coding sequence ATGGAAAGAAGAGGCTGCTTTTTTGCCTTACTGGCAGGTATAGTCTGGGCTACAATGGGAGGGTTAGGAGTAGTATTGGGAAGTCTGGGATTAACCCCCTATGAGATAGCGTTTAACAGGCTGTTTTTTGGATTTTTATTGACAGCTGTTTTTTTATGCAAAAAAGGAAAAGAAAAATTAAAAATAGATAAAAAAGGATTTATATATATATTGGTTATAGGGGTAATAACCCAGGCCTGTACAAACATATTTTATTATAATGCTGTGAATATATCGGGCTCCATAGTGGCTACACTATTGGTCTGTACAGGTCCGTTATTTACAATGATATTTTCAAGCTTGGTTTTCAGGGAAAAACTGACAAAATTTAATCTGATCTCACTAGGAGTAACCCTTATCGGATGTATATTTGTAATAGTTAACGGAGATATAAAAAAAATAAATTTTGATGCAGTGGGGATTGGTTTTGGGATTTTATCGGGGATAACCTACGGCCTGTTCCCCATATTCAGCAGGAAATTAGAAGGAAAATATGACAGCGAAGTAATAACTTCATATGCTTTTGGGATAGGTGCCATGGTGGTGTTTGTGTTCTGTGATTTTGGAAACTTAATATCGGAATACAGCAACAATCATATAATAGCTGCTTCACTTCTGCTGGGGCTCCTGCCTACAGGGACTGCATTTTTCCTGTTTTTAAAAGCGATAAATTATATTCCCGTAGTAAAAGCAAGTATCATCAGTTTAGTTGAGATACCAACAACAGCTATAATAGGTACATTATTTTTAAATGAGGTAATAACTGTAAGCGGGGCTCTTGGGATGTTTTTAGTCTTAGGGGGGATATGTATTTCAAAGTTTAAATAG
- a CDS encoding EI24 domain-containing protein, translated as MLKQINFTFNNYMKAFKFIGQNNLKKYYLIPGIINIILITLFYFLSKFIGGALVEFANNLLGGDLNSFIQFILKFIIYLTIFAVYYLLYKTLILIVLSPFLSYISERTESIITGKEFNFSFKENLYFVKRGIIVTTKSFLRELVMTCIILLLFFIPLVNTIIPILLFMVQSYYIGFSFIDYTLERHDFQTGTDVIRQNPIFFLINGGLFTILLFVPLIGIFVAPLVTVVATTTGTLELIEESKEV; from the coding sequence ATGCTAAAACAGATCAATTTTACCTTTAACAACTATATGAAGGCATTTAAGTTCATAGGCCAGAACAACCTAAAGAAGTACTACCTTATTCCGGGGATCATCAACATAATTCTTATAACCTTATTTTATTTTTTGAGTAAATTTATTGGGGGAGCCTTGGTAGAGTTTGCAAACAATCTTTTAGGAGGAGATCTAAATTCATTTATCCAGTTTATTTTAAAATTCATCATCTATCTGACAATTTTCGCTGTATATTATCTGCTCTATAAGACATTGATTTTAATTGTCCTTTCCCCATTTTTAAGTTATATATCTGAAAGGACAGAATCAATTATTACAGGGAAGGAATTCAATTTCAGTTTCAAGGAAAACTTATATTTCGTCAAAAGAGGAATAATTGTTACAACAAAGTCATTTTTAAGGGAATTGGTCATGACCTGCATCATCCTCCTTTTGTTTTTTATCCCCCTTGTAAACACAATTATTCCGATATTATTATTTATGGTGCAGTCATATTATATCGGGTTTTCATTTATCGACTATACTCTGGAACGGCATGATTTTCAGACAGGTACTGATGTTATACGTCAAAACCCCATATTTTTCCTGATCAACGGGGGGTTATTCACAATACTGCTCTTTGTTCCCCTCATAGGAATATTCGTAGCACCGCTGGTGACAGTGGTAGCCACTACAACCGGGACATTGGAGCTAATTGAAGAGAGTAAAGAGGTCTAA